A genomic region of Friedmanniella luteola contains the following coding sequences:
- a CDS encoding manganese catalase family protein → MYLHIQKLINEIATDEPDPGAANALQEGLGGQFGEMRTMMQYLFQSMNFRGDPSSQPYKDLLQAVGTEEISHVELIGTTIARLLDGAPGYTGKPSDPVDKPGAKGATPLSIAKDTGNIHHFLVGAQGALPVDAVGNPWSGSYVYNSGNLVLDLLYNLMLESTGRLQKCRIYEMTDNKAARSTIAYLIVRDQAHENAFAKALESLGVNWGKVLPIPKTNAEAFPEVKKLLDQGLQSVQYTFDAEHASQAAKLYRGASPSGDGTELSTAQMPQGGPPITIAPERREEFAPGLDAELLSLIQATAEIEIEKESS, encoded by the coding sequence ATGTACCTCCACATCCAGAAGCTGATCAACGAGATCGCGACGGACGAGCCGGATCCCGGCGCCGCGAACGCCCTCCAGGAGGGCCTGGGCGGCCAGTTCGGCGAGATGCGCACGATGATGCAGTACCTGTTCCAGTCGATGAACTTCCGCGGCGACCCGTCGTCGCAGCCCTACAAGGACCTGCTGCAGGCCGTCGGCACCGAGGAGATCAGCCACGTCGAGCTGATCGGCACCACGATCGCCCGGTTGCTGGACGGGGCGCCGGGCTACACGGGCAAGCCGAGCGACCCGGTCGACAAGCCCGGGGCGAAGGGTGCCACGCCGCTGAGCATCGCCAAGGACACCGGCAACATCCACCACTTCCTGGTGGGGGCGCAGGGGGCGCTGCCCGTCGACGCGGTGGGCAACCCGTGGAGCGGCTCGTACGTCTACAACTCGGGCAACCTGGTCCTGGACCTGCTGTACAACCTGATGCTCGAGTCCACGGGCCGGCTGCAGAAGTGCCGGATCTACGAGATGACCGACAACAAGGCCGCCCGCTCGACCATCGCCTACCTGATCGTCCGCGACCAGGCCCACGAGAACGCCTTCGCGAAGGCGCTCGAGAGCCTGGGCGTCAACTGGGGCAAGGTGCTGCCGATCCCGAAGACCAACGCCGAGGCCTTCCCGGAGGTCAAGAAGCTGCTCGACCAGGGGCTGCAGAGCGTCCAGTACACCTTCGACGCCGAGCACGCGAGCCAGGCGGCCAAGCTCTACCGTGGCGCGTCGCCCTCGGGTGACGGCACCGAGCTGAGCACCGCGCAGATGCCGCAGGGCGGCCCGCCGATCACCATCGCGCCCGAGCGCCGGGAGGAGTTCGCCCCCGGTCTGGACGCGGAGCTGCTGAGCCTGATCCAGGCCACGGCCGAGATCGAGATCGAGAAGGAGTCCAGCTAA
- a CDS encoding ABC transporter ATP-binding protein, translated as MRGLAKSYKDLAVLRGLDFEVERGAIFALLGSNGAGKTTAVKILSTLLRADAGTASVNGFDVAREPAEVRRSISLTGQFAAVDEILTGRENLLLVAQLRHLPDPGPVADDLLERFGLTDAGGRRVATWSGGMRRRLDIAMSLIGDPAVIFLDEPTTGLDPESRVEVWRTIQRLAEQGTTVLLTTQYLDEAEHLADQIAILHEGRIIVDGTLAELKQLLPPAEVEYVEKQPTLEDVFFALVGTRTAGPRPTTEERA; from the coding sequence GTGCGCGGTCTCGCGAAGTCCTACAAGGACCTGGCGGTGCTGCGGGGCCTCGACTTCGAGGTGGAGCGGGGCGCCATCTTCGCCCTGCTGGGCTCGAACGGGGCCGGCAAGACCACGGCGGTGAAGATCCTGAGCACGCTGCTCAGGGCCGACGCCGGGACGGCCAGCGTCAACGGCTTCGACGTCGCCCGCGAGCCCGCGGAGGTGCGGCGCTCGATCAGCCTCACCGGCCAGTTCGCGGCGGTCGACGAGATCCTCACCGGGCGGGAGAACCTCCTGCTGGTGGCGCAGCTGCGCCACCTGCCCGACCCGGGCCCGGTCGCGGACGACCTGCTCGAGCGGTTCGGGCTCACCGACGCCGGCGGCCGGCGGGTCGCGACCTGGTCGGGCGGCATGCGGCGTCGGCTGGACATCGCGATGAGCCTGATCGGCGACCCGGCGGTGATCTTCCTGGACGAGCCGACGACGGGGCTCGACCCGGAGTCCCGCGTCGAGGTGTGGCGCACCATCCAGCGGCTGGCTGAGCAGGGGACGACGGTGCTGCTCACGACCCAGTACCTCGACGAGGCCGAGCACCTGGCCGACCAGATCGCGATCCTGCACGAGGGCCGGATCATCGTGGACGGCACCCTCGCCGAGCTCAAGCAGCTGCTGCCGCCCGCGGAGGTCGAGTACGTCGAGAAGCAGCCGACCCTCGAGGACGTCTTCTTCGCCCTCGTCGGCACCCGGACGGCAGGACCGCGACCGACCACCGAGGAGCGAGCATGA
- a CDS encoding DUF1048 domain-containing protein: MTMSIAKFTTKVIGDKRRWRQYKARARALPAAHRAAIEGFERYLMVFGTTDADSAAQMFEDLVELFEQSVADGTSVRGLVGEDPLEFAEAFLANYPEGWTSKERQRLTDAVDRAAGDRP, from the coding sequence ATGACCATGTCCATCGCGAAGTTCACCACCAAGGTGATCGGCGACAAACGTCGCTGGCGCCAGTACAAGGCCCGCGCCCGGGCCCTGCCCGCAGCCCACCGCGCCGCCATCGAGGGGTTCGAGCGGTACCTGATGGTCTTCGGCACCACCGACGCGGACAGCGCGGCGCAGATGTTCGAGGACCTCGTCGAGCTGTTCGAGCAGAGCGTGGCCGACGGGACCTCGGTGCGCGGGCTCGTCGGCGAGGACCCGCTGGAGTTCGCCGAGGCGTTCCTCGCCAACTACCCGGAGGGGTGGACCAGCAAGGAGCGTCAGCGGCTGACCGACGCGGTCGACCGGGCGGCGGGGGACCGGCCGTGA
- a CDS encoding fatty acid desaturase family protein, producing MTLLTDPPAPAGSLPAPARRRPAERATSDFTALAKAVQDAGLMRRRYGYYWTKLIGAAVLLAAWAVGFVLVGDSWWQLGSAVVLSVLLTQTAFLGHDAAHRQIFRSGRWNDWTSLVVANLFVGLSYGWWQSKHTRHHAAPNEEGADPDIDLAVIAFTPARATRPRPRALRWLVARQGWYFFPTLLLEGVSLHADGLIRVLGRGKLKRRWVELTMLVLRLGGLLTLVFVVLPPGKGAAFMAVQLAVFGLYMGGSFAPNHIGMPLVPARLRLDFLRRQVLMSRNVSGGRPMSVLMGGLNYQVEHHLFPSMARPHLRRVQPMVEAHCAAMGVPYTQTTLWQSYGIVIRYLNTVGLKGRDPFLCPLVAGRRAL from the coding sequence GTGACTCTTCTGACCGACCCTCCCGCGCCCGCCGGCTCCCTGCCGGCGCCGGCCCGCCGCCGACCGGCCGAGCGCGCCACCAGCGACTTCACCGCCCTCGCCAAGGCCGTGCAGGACGCCGGCCTGATGCGACGCCGCTACGGCTACTACTGGACCAAGCTCATCGGCGCGGCCGTCCTGCTGGCGGCCTGGGCCGTCGGCTTCGTCCTCGTCGGGGACAGCTGGTGGCAGCTCGGCAGCGCCGTCGTCCTGTCGGTCCTGCTCACCCAGACCGCGTTCCTCGGCCACGACGCCGCGCACCGGCAGATCTTCCGGTCGGGCCGGTGGAACGACTGGACCAGCCTGGTGGTCGCGAACCTGTTCGTCGGGCTCAGCTACGGCTGGTGGCAGAGCAAGCACACCCGCCACCACGCCGCTCCCAACGAGGAGGGCGCGGACCCCGACATCGACCTGGCCGTCATCGCCTTCACCCCGGCGCGCGCCACCCGGCCGCGCCCCCGCGCGCTGCGCTGGCTGGTCGCCCGGCAGGGCTGGTACTTCTTCCCGACCCTGCTCCTCGAGGGCGTCTCGCTGCACGCCGACGGTCTGATCCGCGTCCTCGGCCGCGGCAAGCTCAAGCGCCGCTGGGTCGAGCTGACGATGCTGGTGCTCCGTCTCGGCGGCCTGCTGACCCTCGTCTTCGTCGTGCTCCCCCCGGGCAAGGGTGCCGCCTTCATGGCGGTGCAGCTGGCCGTGTTCGGGCTGTACATGGGCGGCTCGTTCGCCCCCAACCACATCGGGATGCCCCTGGTGCCGGCCCGGCTGCGGCTCGACTTCCTGCGCCGTCAGGTGCTGATGAGCCGCAACGTCTCCGGTGGTCGGCCGATGTCGGTCCTGATGGGCGGGCTGAACTACCAGGTCGAGCACCACCTGTTCCCCTCGATGGCCCGGCCGCACCTGCGCCGGGTGCAGCCGATGGTGGAGGCGCACTGCGCCGCGATGGGCGTGCCGTACACCCAGACCACCCTGTGGCAGTCCTACGGCATCGTCATCCGCTACCTGAACACCGTCGGGCTCAAGGGCCGCGACCCCTTTCTCTGCCCGCTCGTCGCCGGCCGCCGCGCCCTCTGA
- a CDS encoding HAD-IC family P-type ATPase translates to MPRPARDPITDGELTTTPVTGLTGGEAAARLRRGEGNRAVSASSRGYLWILRTNVFNFYNSILFVIGAGLLALGRSGDAFISVAIGLLNAVISAVQEIRAKRQLDHLQLLERSPVLVVRDGRDTEVLPEEVVRGDVVRIRPGDQLVVDGPLLDGAVEVDESLLTGESDAQLRGPGEDLLSGSHSVGGSGRQLARDVGAASYAARLTAEARQASTDTTPLQKQVAFCVRLVMVVAVLMSGAILGEAALEGFTLVRVVQIAAVLSGLVPYGLFFLIVLAYTAGAVASSRRGALVQRVNAVESVSNVDVVCTDKTGTLTTGRLTVVEVAPLDGHDGVEVEQELGAMAASSGSANLTGTALAARLPAARVPVLEEVPFRSSLRWSAVRTTQSLWVLGAPEALAAVLGGPDLGPAVRSRTAEGLRVLVFARATDPAAPLRSPDGQPALPALEPLALVALADELRPDVPDTVARLRAEGIELVVLSGDDPGTVATLAARAGLPSAEPVHGAGLDQLGDAELDVLVARSSVFGRVTPEQKERVVRSLQRRGRSVAMVGDGVNDARALKAADVGVAMRSGSTVARDVADIVLLEDSLAALLPARREGRRIIGGIAVSAQVFLTRVCTQALIIVTVTMLGLGFPYSPAQTGLTLFTVGLPTLFLTAWARPRGPDPHLLLELARFVLPAAVLTAGFAVAVYTFLYTSITRGFDDPGVRDRLVAEFEQYTGLTYGVDAAFTEAAATLGAQTGLSTFVSLASILLILFLEPPGRLFAAWTRPSPDKRPAVLVVVLLAGLVTALVVPTLRDYFGLTRPAGIVYETALPLLLLWFLALGLSYRLRLMDRMLGLSELTRQPPT, encoded by the coding sequence ATGCCCCGCCCGGCCCGCGACCCGATCACCGACGGGGAGCTCACGACCACCCCGGTGACGGGCCTGACGGGCGGTGAGGCCGCAGCACGTCTGCGCCGGGGCGAGGGCAACCGGGCGGTGAGCGCGTCGTCGCGGGGGTACCTGTGGATCCTCAGGACGAACGTCTTCAACTTCTACAACAGCATCCTCTTCGTCATCGGGGCGGGCCTGCTCGCACTCGGCCGCTCCGGCGACGCCTTCATCAGCGTGGCGATCGGGCTGCTGAACGCGGTGATCAGCGCCGTGCAGGAGATCCGGGCCAAGCGTCAGCTCGACCACCTGCAGCTGCTGGAGCGCAGCCCGGTGCTCGTCGTCCGGGACGGGCGGGACACCGAGGTGCTGCCCGAGGAGGTGGTCCGAGGTGACGTCGTCCGGATCCGTCCCGGCGACCAGCTGGTCGTCGACGGGCCGCTCCTCGACGGCGCCGTCGAGGTGGACGAGTCCTTGCTGACCGGGGAGTCCGACGCCCAGCTGCGGGGACCTGGGGAGGACCTGCTCTCGGGGAGCCACAGCGTCGGGGGCAGCGGGCGGCAGCTCGCGCGCGACGTGGGGGCGGCGAGCTACGCGGCCCGGCTCACCGCCGAGGCCCGGCAGGCCTCGACCGACACCACCCCCCTGCAGAAGCAGGTGGCGTTCTGCGTCCGCCTGGTGATGGTCGTCGCGGTCCTGATGAGCGGGGCCATCCTGGGGGAGGCCGCCCTGGAGGGCTTCACGCTGGTGCGGGTCGTGCAGATCGCGGCCGTGCTGTCCGGCCTGGTCCCCTACGGCCTGTTCTTCCTCATCGTGCTCGCCTACACGGCCGGCGCCGTCGCCTCGTCGCGGCGCGGGGCGCTCGTGCAGCGGGTCAACGCGGTCGAGTCGGTGAGCAACGTCGACGTCGTCTGCACCGACAAGACCGGCACCCTCACCACCGGCCGCCTCACCGTCGTCGAGGTGGCGCCGCTCGACGGGCACGACGGCGTCGAGGTCGAGCAGGAGCTCGGGGCGATGGCCGCCAGCTCCGGCTCGGCGAACCTCACCGGCACCGCCCTGGCCGCCCGGCTGCCCGCAGCGCGCGTGCCGGTGCTCGAGGAGGTGCCCTTCCGGTCCTCGCTGCGGTGGAGCGCCGTCCGCACCACGCAGTCCCTGTGGGTGCTGGGGGCGCCCGAGGCGCTCGCCGCGGTCCTGGGCGGGCCCGACCTCGGCCCCGCCGTGCGCTCGCGGACCGCCGAGGGGCTGCGGGTGCTCGTCTTCGCCCGCGCCACCGACCCGGCCGCCCCGCTCCGCTCGCCGGACGGCCAGCCCGCGCTGCCGGCGCTCGAGCCGCTCGCCCTGGTGGCCCTCGCGGACGAGCTCCGCCCCGACGTCCCCGACACCGTCGCCCGGCTGCGGGCGGAGGGCATCGAGCTGGTGGTCCTCTCCGGGGACGACCCGGGCACCGTCGCCACCCTCGCCGCCCGCGCCGGGCTGCCGTCGGCCGAACCGGTGCACGGCGCCGGCCTCGACCAGCTCGGCGACGCCGAGCTGGACGTGCTCGTGGCCCGCAGCAGCGTCTTCGGGCGGGTCACCCCCGAGCAGAAGGAGCGGGTCGTCCGCTCGCTGCAGCGGCGGGGCCGCTCCGTGGCCATGGTGGGCGACGGCGTGAACGACGCCCGGGCGCTGAAGGCCGCCGACGTGGGCGTGGCGATGCGGAGCGGCAGCACCGTCGCCCGCGACGTCGCCGACATCGTCCTGCTCGAGGACTCGCTGGCCGCCCTGCTGCCCGCCCGCCGCGAGGGCCGTCGGATCATCGGCGGGATCGCCGTCTCGGCGCAGGTGTTCCTGACGCGGGTGTGCACCCAGGCGCTGATCATCGTCACCGTCACGATGCTCGGGCTGGGGTTCCCCTACTCACCGGCGCAGACCGGGCTCACGCTCTTCACCGTCGGGCTGCCCACGCTCTTCCTCACCGCCTGGGCGCGGCCTCGCGGACCCGACCCGCACCTGCTGCTCGAGCTGGCCCGCTTCGTGCTTCCCGCGGCCGTGCTGACGGCGGGCTTCGCCGTGGCCGTCTACACGTTCCTCTACACCAGCATCACCCGGGGCTTCGACGACCCGGGGGTGCGGGACCGGCTCGTCGCCGAGTTCGAGCAGTACACCGGCCTGACCTACGGCGTGGACGCCGCCTTCACCGAGGCGGCGGCCACCCTCGGCGCCCAGACCGGACTCTCGACCTTCGTCTCGCTGGCGTCCATCCTGCTGATCCTGTTCCTCGAACCGCCCGGCCGGCTGTTCGCCGCCTGGACGCGTCCGAGCCCGGACAAGCGGCCCGCGGTCCTCGTCGTCGTCCTCCTCGCGGGCCTGGTCACCGCCCTGGTGGTCCCCACGCTGCGGGACTACTTCGGGCTGACCAGGCCGGCCGGGATCGTCTACGAGACGGCGCTCCCGCTGCTGCTGCTCTGGTTCCTCGCCCTGGGGCTCAGCTACCGCCTCCGGCTGATGGACCGGATGCTGGGGCTGAGCGAGCTGACGCGGCAGCCCCCGACGTGA
- a CDS encoding ABC transporter permease: MTTTTHPVGDTAILLRRSLRHVLRSPDTIITTAIMPIAFLLLFVYVFGGAIDAGPGSYVNYLLPGILLITIASGIAYTAFRLFTDLKGGIFERFQSMPIARPSVLWAHVLTSLVANLVSLAVVVAVALVIGFRSAAGVGAWLAVTGILVLFTLALTWVAVIPGLTATSVEGASAFSYPLIFLPFLSSAFVPTESMPGPVRAFAENQPVTAIVDAIRALFAGQPVGSDLGVALGWCVGILVVAYVVATATYRRTIS; this comes from the coding sequence ATGACGACCACCACCCATCCCGTCGGCGACACCGCCATCCTGCTGCGCCGGTCCCTGCGCCACGTCCTGCGCAGCCCCGACACCATCATCACCACGGCGATCATGCCGATCGCGTTCCTGCTGCTGTTCGTCTACGTGTTCGGCGGGGCGATCGACGCCGGGCCGGGCTCCTACGTGAACTACCTGCTGCCCGGCATCCTGCTCATCACCATCGCCTCCGGGATCGCCTACACGGCGTTCCGGCTGTTCACGGACCTGAAGGGCGGGATCTTCGAGCGGTTCCAGTCGATGCCGATCGCCCGCCCGTCGGTCCTCTGGGCCCACGTGCTGACGTCGCTGGTGGCGAACCTGGTCTCGCTGGCGGTGGTCGTCGCGGTCGCCCTGGTGATCGGCTTCCGGTCCGCGGCGGGCGTGGGGGCGTGGCTGGCCGTCACCGGCATCCTGGTCCTGTTCACTCTGGCGCTGACCTGGGTGGCGGTGATCCCCGGTCTCACCGCGACGTCCGTGGAGGGGGCGAGCGCGTTCTCCTACCCGCTGATCTTCCTGCCCTTCCTCAGCTCGGCGTTCGTGCCGACCGAGAGCATGCCCGGCCCGGTGCGCGCCTTCGCCGAGAACCAGCCGGTGACGGCGATCGTCGACGCGATCCGCGCCCTCTTCGCGGGGCAGCCGGTCGGCTCCGACCTCGGGGTGGCCCTGGGCTGGTGCGTCGGCATCCTGGTCGTGGCCTACGTCGTCGCCACGGCCACCTACCGCCGGACGATCTCCTAG
- a CDS encoding PadR family transcriptional regulator, with product MGKQLTEMLKGTLEGLVLAILSGRPAYGYEITTWLREQGFTDLAEGTVYALLVRIEQRGLVDVEKVPSEKGPPRKVYSLNAQGREQLDEFWRNWSFLAGRLEQLHEGGR from the coding sequence ATGGGCAAGCAGCTGACGGAGATGCTCAAGGGCACGCTCGAGGGCCTCGTGCTGGCGATCCTGTCGGGCCGGCCCGCCTACGGCTACGAGATCACCACGTGGCTGCGGGAGCAGGGCTTCACCGACCTCGCCGAGGGCACGGTCTACGCGCTCCTCGTCCGGATCGAGCAGCGCGGCCTGGTCGACGTGGAGAAGGTCCCGTCGGAGAAGGGCCCGCCCCGGAAGGTCTACTCACTCAACGCGCAGGGCCGCGAACAGCTCGACGAGTTCTGGAGGAACTGGAGCTTCCTCGCAGGACGTCTCGAACAGCTCCACGAAGGAGGTCGATGA
- a CDS encoding TetR/AcrR family transcriptional regulator C-terminal domain-containing protein gives MTNVPSGPAAGDKAGQRVPLTRERVLTAALRLVDDEGLDALTRRRLGQELGRDAMALYRHAPDRAALLDGIVELVLDELDIPDGGQDWQTQLSRTAHDFRRIGLAHPHVVSLIVTRPLSTPLGLRPLGTLRPLERLLRLLTDAGFPPDLALRVYRLYIGFLYGHMLTELQELVADPEETNDLLRLGLHRLPPREFPLIRGLAPVLAAYDGEAELDQGLAVLFTGLRTELATAQDEEPDPRT, from the coding sequence GTGACGAACGTCCCCTCCGGTCCCGCAGCCGGTGACAAGGCGGGCCAGCGCGTCCCGCTGACCCGCGAGCGCGTGCTGACCGCCGCCCTGCGCCTCGTCGACGACGAGGGTCTCGACGCCCTCACCCGACGACGGCTGGGCCAGGAGCTGGGCCGGGACGCGATGGCCCTCTACCGGCACGCGCCCGACCGGGCGGCGCTCCTCGACGGGATCGTCGAGCTGGTGCTCGACGAGCTCGACATCCCCGACGGCGGGCAGGACTGGCAGACGCAGCTGTCCCGCACGGCGCACGACTTCCGGCGGATCGGGCTGGCGCACCCGCACGTCGTCAGCCTGATCGTCACCCGGCCCCTGTCCACCCCGCTCGGCCTCCGGCCGCTGGGGACCCTCCGGCCGCTGGAGCGGCTGCTGCGGCTGCTCACCGACGCCGGCTTCCCGCCCGACCTCGCGCTGAGGGTCTACCGCCTCTACATCGGCTTCCTCTACGGCCACATGCTCACCGAGCTCCAGGAGCTGGTGGCGGACCCGGAGGAGACGAACGACCTGCTCCGGCTGGGCCTGCACCGGCTGCCGCCCCGGGAGTTCCCCCTGATCCGGGGCCTGGCCCCCGTGCTCGCCGCCTACGACGGCGAGGCGGAGCTGGACCAGGGCCTGGCCGTGCTCTTCACCGGGCTCCGGACAGAGCTGGCCACCGCGCAGGACGAGGAGCCGGACCCGCGGACGTGA